From the genome of Danio rerio strain Tuebingen ecotype United States chromosome 2, GRCz12tu, whole genome shotgun sequence, one region includes:
- the kcnmb3 gene encoding calcium-activated potassium channel subunit beta-3 isoform X3 produces the protein MHRRTHVLRDVIHHQAQLHDSGGNWRKERELKCNEKARAQIPDSSVGEDRAVLLGFLMMTCSILMYLMVGILMVKPCIHSDWISSVNCSLVHIDLSDEVMDCRGIVNFKCLRALVNITTSNKTSSLQLYYDEDAVNSRLKTNSFSQCFYTPKCQRNKTEQETEARNIKQALITQRENLTCFLSPSHPEDAICRRKYNLEMALYYLLWPSLMLFGGIVLVGLVKLNQHLALLCSEISRDEFLDNQSNQAEGRIYQLLKCRSGETAEQHKPLS, from the exons ATGCACAGAAGAACGCATGTTTTGAG GGATGTAATCCACCATCAGGCCCAGCTGCATGATTCTGGGGGGAACTGGAGGAAAGAGAGGGAGCTGAAGTGCAACGAGAAAGCCCGGGCTCAAATCCCAGACTCCAGTGTCGGAGAAGACAGAGCCGTCCTCCTGGGCTTCCTCATGATGACCTGCTCCATCCTCATGTACCTGATGGTGGGAATCTTAATGGTCAAACCGTGCATCCATAG TGATTGGATAAGTTCTGTGAACTGCTCACTGGTGCACATTGATTTGTCGGATGAAGTGATGGACTGCCGTGGCATTGTTAACTTCAAATGCCTGCGTGCTTTAGTAAACATCACAACCTCTAACAAAACGTCATCGCTTCAACTTTACTATGATGAAGACGCTGTGAATTCCAGGCTTAAG ACAAACTCTTTCTCCCAGTGTTTCTACACTCCCAAATGCCAACGAAACAAGACGGAACAAGAAACCGAGGCCCGTAACATCAAACAAGCATTAATTACACAAAGGGAAAACCTGACATGCTTTCTCAGCCCTTCACACCCAGAAGACGCCATCTGCAGGAGAAAATATAACTTAGAAATGGCCCTGTATTACTTGCTGTGGCCCAGCCTCATGTTGTTTGGCGGGATCGTCCTGGTGGGACTAGTGAAGCTCAACCAGCATCTGGCTTTGCTCTGCTCTGAGATCAGCAGGGATGAGTTTCTGGACAATCAGAGTAACCAGGCAGAGGGAAGGATCTACCAGCTCTTGAAATGCAGATCTGGAGAGACCGCAGAGCAGCATAAACCACTTAGCTAG
- the kcnmb3 gene encoding calcium-activated potassium channel subunit beta-3 isoform X1, which yields MLLNQSPRGSFSVPVNITLQGARRRHMRDVIHHQAQLHDSGGNWRKERELKCNEKARAQIPDSSVGEDRAVLLGFLMMTCSILMYLMVGILMVKPCIHSDWISSVNCSLVHIDLSDEVMDCRGIVNFKCLRALVNITTSNKTSSLQLYYDEDAVNSRLKTNSFSQCFYTPKCQRNKTEQETEARNIKQALITQRENLTCFLSPSHPEDAICRRKYNLEMALYYLLWPSLMLFGGIVLVGLVKLNQHLALLCSEISRDEFLDNQSNQAEGRIYQLLKCRSGETAEQHKPLS from the exons ATGCTGCTGAATCAGTCCCCTCGGGGGTCTTTCAGTGTTCCTGTTAACATCACCCTGCAGGGTGCGCGGCGGCGACACATGCG GGATGTAATCCACCATCAGGCCCAGCTGCATGATTCTGGGGGGAACTGGAGGAAAGAGAGGGAGCTGAAGTGCAACGAGAAAGCCCGGGCTCAAATCCCAGACTCCAGTGTCGGAGAAGACAGAGCCGTCCTCCTGGGCTTCCTCATGATGACCTGCTCCATCCTCATGTACCTGATGGTGGGAATCTTAATGGTCAAACCGTGCATCCATAG TGATTGGATAAGTTCTGTGAACTGCTCACTGGTGCACATTGATTTGTCGGATGAAGTGATGGACTGCCGTGGCATTGTTAACTTCAAATGCCTGCGTGCTTTAGTAAACATCACAACCTCTAACAAAACGTCATCGCTTCAACTTTACTATGATGAAGACGCTGTGAATTCCAGGCTTAAG ACAAACTCTTTCTCCCAGTGTTTCTACACTCCCAAATGCCAACGAAACAAGACGGAACAAGAAACCGAGGCCCGTAACATCAAACAAGCATTAATTACACAAAGGGAAAACCTGACATGCTTTCTCAGCCCTTCACACCCAGAAGACGCCATCTGCAGGAGAAAATATAACTTAGAAATGGCCCTGTATTACTTGCTGTGGCCCAGCCTCATGTTGTTTGGCGGGATCGTCCTGGTGGGACTAGTGAAGCTCAACCAGCATCTGGCTTTGCTCTGCTCTGAGATCAGCAGGGATGAGTTTCTGGACAATCAGAGTAACCAGGCAGAGGGAAGGATCTACCAGCTCTTGAAATGCAGATCTGGAGAGACCGCAGAGCAGCATAAACCACTTAGCTAG
- the kcnmb2a gene encoding calcium-activated potassium channel subunit beta-2 (The RefSeq protein has 1 substitution compared to this genomic sequence), with translation MFFVKGVRTTQATQQRVIYKRLWGHELKDKKRTETALKAGEDRAILLGLSMVFSSVMMYFVICITMVRAYPDSLLIDETTCTVLNSSLTKEINCSYNCGSDCWRSSKYPCLQVYVSLNATGRIGLLSHNEEMLDVSSECFYVPKCQKDHTAMRVLIQNISDHLKMQQQVRCFHDPSEHQASILLKRIYGSASLLHSLFWPSCMLSGGTLIILMVKLTQYLSILCEQIDKAPK, from the exons ATGTTCTTTGTGAAGGGGGTCAGAACAACACAAGCCACACAACAAAG GGTGATTTATAAGCGGTTGTGGGGACATGAGCTGAAGGACAAAAAAAGGACAGAGACGGCGCTGAAGGCTGGGGAGGACAGGGCCATTCTGCTGGGTTTGAGCATGGTGTTCAGCTCAGTCATGATGTACTTTGTGATTTGTATCACCATGGTGCGTGCTTATGCAGACAG TCTATTGATCGATGAGACCACCTGCACTGTGCTGAACTCCTCTCTGACCAAGGAAATCAACTGCTCCTACAACTGTGGCTCTGACTGCTGGCGAAGCTCGAAATACCCCTGTCTGCAGGTCTACGTCAGCCTGAATGCCACCGGTCGCATCGGCCTGCTCTCTCACAATGAGGAAATGCTGGATGTCAGTTCTGAG tgTTTTTATGTGCCAAAATGCCAGAAGGACCACACCGCCATGCGCGTTCTGATCCAGAATATTTCGGATCACCTGAAGATGCAGCAGCAGGTCAGGTGTTTCCACGATCCCAGCGAGCATCAGGCCAGTATCCTCCTGAAGCGAATCTACGGCAGCGCTTCGCTTTTACACTCGCTCTTCTGGCCATCCTGCATGTTATCCGGAGGAACGCTCATCATCCTCATGGTCAAGCTCACGCAATACCTCTCCATACTGTGTGAACAAATCGACAAAGCCCCGAAGTGA
- the kcnmb3 gene encoding calcium-activated potassium channel subunit beta-3 isoform X2 translates to MMTCSILMYLMVGILMVKPCIHSDWISSVNCSLVHIDLSDEVMDCRGIVNFKCLRALVNITTSNKTSSLQLYYDEDAVNSRLKTNSFSQCFYTPKCQRNKTEQETEARNIKQALITQRENLTCFLSPSHPEDAICRRKYNLEMALYYLLWPSLMLFGGIVLVGLVKLNQHLALLCSEISRDEFLDNQSNQAEGRIYQLLKCRSGETAEQHKPLS, encoded by the exons ATGATGACCTGCTCCATCCTCATGTACCTGATGGTGGGAATCTTAATGGTCAAACCGTGCATCCATAG TGATTGGATAAGTTCTGTGAACTGCTCACTGGTGCACATTGATTTGTCGGATGAAGTGATGGACTGCCGTGGCATTGTTAACTTCAAATGCCTGCGTGCTTTAGTAAACATCACAACCTCTAACAAAACGTCATCGCTTCAACTTTACTATGATGAAGACGCTGTGAATTCCAGGCTTAAG ACAAACTCTTTCTCCCAGTGTTTCTACACTCCCAAATGCCAACGAAACAAGACGGAACAAGAAACCGAGGCCCGTAACATCAAACAAGCATTAATTACACAAAGGGAAAACCTGACATGCTTTCTCAGCCCTTCACACCCAGAAGACGCCATCTGCAGGAGAAAATATAACTTAGAAATGGCCCTGTATTACTTGCTGTGGCCCAGCCTCATGTTGTTTGGCGGGATCGTCCTGGTGGGACTAGTGAAGCTCAACCAGCATCTGGCTTTGCTCTGCTCTGAGATCAGCAGGGATGAGTTTCTGGACAATCAGAGTAACCAGGCAGAGGGAAGGATCTACCAGCTCTTGAAATGCAGATCTGGAGAGACCGCAGAGCAGCATAAACCACTTAGCTAG